In one Mucilaginibacter ginsenosidivorax genomic region, the following are encoded:
- a CDS encoding glycoside hydrolase family 43 protein, which yields MIKKPVLIQLIALLTVCVGVAHAQTKPDTNAKQFFLFSYFVEQNAGVNLAVSTNGINWLPVNQGKVVATPQVGEKLIRDPSINLGTDGIFRMVWTTGWKGKNIGYAESKDPAKWEEEKAIPVGLGIDSTSNCWAPEIFYNPQKKNYMIYWSSNVGPWKKGGEGRIYFVTTKDFKVFSKPAILFRNGSPAGGASGNQGPIDAFIYKDNKRYLLFYKKDDNTHIPNIYYRAGQSPEGPWGDEHGPVTPSTGDEGPSIVKIGSNYCMFTDPFESDFAYLFVSKDLKTWKRQATDLKMAHGTVIEISKQTALKLLKE from the coding sequence ATGATAAAAAAACCGGTGCTTATTCAACTGATTGCCTTGCTAACGGTGTGTGTTGGCGTAGCTCATGCACAAACAAAACCCGATACCAATGCAAAGCAATTTTTCCTTTTTTCCTATTTTGTTGAGCAAAATGCCGGCGTTAACCTTGCGGTAAGCACCAATGGCATCAATTGGCTGCCGGTTAACCAGGGAAAGGTTGTAGCAACACCCCAGGTAGGCGAAAAACTGATCAGGGATCCCAGCATCAACCTGGGAACAGATGGAATTTTCCGGATGGTATGGACCACCGGCTGGAAAGGAAAAAATATTGGTTATGCCGAATCCAAAGATCCGGCAAAATGGGAAGAAGAAAAAGCCATCCCTGTAGGTTTAGGTATAGATAGCACCAGCAATTGCTGGGCGCCCGAAATATTTTATAACCCCCAAAAGAAAAACTACATGATCTATTGGTCGTCAAATGTTGGTCCGTGGAAAAAAGGAGGAGAAGGCAGGATTTATTTTGTAACTACAAAAGATTTCAAGGTATTTAGCAAGCCCGCTATTCTTTTCCGCAACGGATCTCCGGCGGGCGGCGCAAGCGGCAACCAGGGGCCTATAGATGCCTTTATTTATAAGGATAACAAACGCTATCTTTTATTTTATAAAAAAGATGATAACACCCATATCCCTAATATTTATTACCGGGCCGGCCAAAGCCCGGAAGGGCCCTGGGGTGATGAACATGGGCCGGTAACCCCATCAACCGGCGACGAAGGGCCATCGATAGTAAAAATCGGTTCAAATTATTGCATGTTTACAGATCCATTTGAAAGCGATTTTGCTTACCTGTTTGTATCTAAGGATCTGAAAACGTGGAAACGCCAGGCCACTGATCTTAAAATGGCCCACGGAACGGTTATCGAAATTTCTAAACAAACTGCGCTTAAGTTATTAAAGGAGTAA